A portion of the Edaphobacter lichenicola genome contains these proteins:
- a CDS encoding excinuclease ABC subunit UvrC: protein MATTFHFEHALDFTPAQADEILRTIPPLPGVFALCGARKEDAPYLTQTTDLRRRMRRLLDPPESQSKRLNLREKVARIEYCVTGSAFESSLVLYQATAAHFGYTEARRRLKLHTPYFLRMTMENAFPRVYSTNKLSKRGLAQMYGPFPSRLAAERYCDAVLDLFKLRRCYEDLAPYPEHPGCVYGEMKKCIEPCKQACTPDEYAAETAAVKKFFDTRGESMVIDIGLEREVASSAMQFEKAAALHAQWQKVKAAQALADWLVRPIPKLRAVVVQAAAKEQEHAEEVSIFLLDGGCIVGPERLSTLGVRAVREQTSVGSSLFAQPLMLQAIPLESEAAPADSPETRAAHVLSLLEKRIEPSNDLALLSDHLSLLRRWYYRPEKQRVGEIFFPNEDSGEKGAWPIRKVLRGAARMVLGDPKPLADTQRDAAKEAAKDIKTKILHEGRPDVERVVPVVPKNR, encoded by the coding sequence GTGGCAACGACCTTCCATTTCGAACACGCGCTGGATTTCACTCCGGCCCAGGCAGACGAGATTCTACGCACCATCCCTCCACTCCCCGGCGTCTTCGCACTCTGCGGCGCAAGAAAAGAGGACGCCCCCTACCTCACGCAAACCACCGACCTCCGCCGCCGCATGCGTCGCCTCCTCGATCCACCCGAGTCGCAATCCAAGCGTCTCAACCTCCGCGAAAAAGTAGCGCGCATCGAGTATTGCGTCACCGGTTCCGCCTTCGAATCCTCGCTCGTCCTCTATCAGGCAACGGCCGCGCACTTCGGATACACCGAAGCCCGACGCCGCCTCAAACTCCACACCCCGTACTTCCTTCGCATGACCATGGAGAACGCCTTCCCGCGCGTCTACTCCACCAACAAGCTCTCCAAGCGCGGCCTCGCGCAGATGTACGGCCCCTTCCCCTCGCGCCTCGCCGCCGAACGCTACTGCGACGCCGTCCTCGACCTCTTCAAACTCCGCCGCTGCTATGAAGACCTCGCCCCATATCCCGAACACCCAGGCTGCGTCTACGGTGAGATGAAGAAGTGCATCGAGCCCTGCAAGCAAGCCTGCACCCCGGACGAGTACGCCGCCGAGACCGCAGCCGTAAAAAAATTCTTCGACACCCGCGGCGAGAGCATGGTCATCGACATCGGCCTCGAACGCGAGGTAGCCTCCTCCGCCATGCAGTTCGAAAAAGCCGCTGCTCTTCACGCCCAGTGGCAAAAAGTGAAAGCCGCCCAGGCTCTCGCTGACTGGCTCGTCCGCCCCATCCCTAAGCTGCGAGCCGTCGTTGTGCAAGCAGCAGCCAAGGAGCAGGAACACGCAGAAGAAGTATCCATATTTCTCCTGGACGGCGGTTGCATCGTCGGCCCCGAACGCCTCTCGACCCTCGGGGTCCGCGCCGTACGCGAGCAAACCAGCGTCGGCAGCTCCCTCTTCGCACAGCCGTTAATGCTGCAAGCCATCCCACTCGAAAGCGAGGCCGCACCCGCCGACTCGCCCGAGACCCGTGCCGCCCACGTTCTCTCGCTGCTCGAAAAAAGAATCGAGCCATCGAACGATCTCGCCCTGTTGAGCGACCACCTCTCCCTGCTACGCCGCTGGTACTACCGCCCCGAGAAGCAACGCGTCGGCGAGATCTTCTTCCCAAATGAAGACAGCGGCGAAAAGGGCGCGTGGCCAATCCGCAAGGTCCTCCGCGGCGCAGCCCGCATGGTCCTCGGCGATCCCAAACCGCTAGCCGATACCCAACGCGACGCCGCCAAAGAAGCCGCAAAGGACATCAAAACGAAGATCCTCCACGAAGGCCGACCCGACGTCGAAAGAGTCGTTCCCGTTGTTCCGAAGAATCGCTAA
- a CDS encoding linear amide C-N hydrolase — protein sequence MQNRKRLSCASFLLVAAFVLQPGISVRWAQACTRVTYLGSDDSVITARSMDWAVDVGTNLWIFPRGMQRSGEAGPHSLEWTSKYGSVIATGYDISTTDGMNEKGLVANLLWLVESEYPKQGGTKPGLALSLWAQWVLDNFATVQEAVDTLNAEPFTLVTANVPGQERLATLHLAISDASGDSAIIEYIGGKQVIHHDRKYQVMTNSPTFDKQLALDEYWKGIGGTVMLPGTNRAADRFARASFYINAIPKNESPDITVASVFSVIRNASVPYGITTPDQPNISSTRWRTVSDQKRKIYFFESAVTPNTFWVNFKDIDFSAETGKVMKLDLGKDQSHIHSGNAVKDFQVTNPFRFLGLS from the coding sequence ATGCAGAATCGGAAGAGATTATCGTGCGCTTCTTTTCTTCTTGTGGCGGCTTTTGTGTTGCAACCCGGGATCTCGGTGCGGTGGGCGCAGGCTTGTACCCGTGTCACCTATCTTGGCTCCGATGACAGTGTGATTACTGCGCGGTCGATGGATTGGGCGGTTGATGTTGGGACGAATCTCTGGATCTTTCCTCGTGGCATGCAGCGCAGCGGTGAGGCTGGACCGCATTCGCTCGAGTGGACTTCGAAGTATGGCAGCGTCATTGCGACGGGGTACGACATCTCGACTACGGATGGGATGAACGAGAAGGGGCTTGTCGCGAATCTGCTTTGGCTTGTGGAGTCGGAGTATCCGAAGCAGGGTGGAACGAAGCCTGGGCTCGCACTATCGTTGTGGGCGCAGTGGGTTCTGGATAATTTTGCGACAGTGCAGGAGGCTGTCGATACCTTGAATGCCGAGCCTTTTACGCTGGTAACCGCGAATGTTCCGGGGCAGGAGCGATTGGCGACGCTTCATCTGGCGATCTCGGATGCGAGTGGCGACAGCGCCATCATTGAATATATTGGCGGCAAGCAGGTGATTCATCACGACCGCAAATATCAGGTGATGACGAATTCGCCGACGTTCGACAAGCAGCTTGCGCTGGACGAGTACTGGAAGGGGATTGGAGGGACGGTGATGCTGCCGGGCACGAATCGCGCTGCAGACAGGTTTGCGAGGGCTTCGTTTTATATCAACGCAATTCCTAAGAACGAGAGCCCGGATATCACTGTGGCGAGCGTGTTCAGCGTGATTCGCAATGCATCGGTACCGTATGGAATTACGACGCCGGACCAGCCGAATATCTCATCGACGCGGTGGCGGACGGTCTCCGATCAGAAGAGGAAGATTTATTTCTTCGAGTCGGCTGTGACGCCGAATACCTTCTGGGTTAATTTCAAAGACATCGACTTCTCGGCCGAGACGGGGAAGGTGATGAAGCTGGATCTCGGTAAGGATCAGAGCCATATCCACTCGGGCAACGCGGTCAAGGACTTTCAAGTTACGAATCCGTTTCGATTTTTGGGTTTGAGCTAG
- a CDS encoding VWA domain-containing protein, with translation MPIRRTVFLGLLAAVVLPQAIAQSSPAVSSLTTGTKLVVVDVVVTDAKQKPVHNLTASDFSVFENGAPERIKSFEEHSANTTKAEPPLNLPPGTFTNYTSVPAGAALNILLLDTLNTPLTDQTYVHNQIRLFLKNSPPNAPLAIFGLGSRLWLLQPFTADPRLLRAAIEAKSLKNSPLLESVEDGNGSGSLSEQMRQVGDDDLLQNQIVQRVKQFEADHSSAVSQLRARYTLEALNQIARYLGGMPGKKNLIWFSGSFPINVLPDSSLLGPYTDPFAPVAGSSDIFRQTTRLLAQSQVAVYPIGAGGLSTSSVYSVEESGDQYDTRTHSIDTFANNVSHASMQNADNNITMQQMAEQTGGHAFINTNGLADAVTQSIAVGSNYYTLTYSPTDAVSDGKFRKIQLKLRRDGFTMAYRRGYYADAPASTPDPVVAARTAPSLTAGTPVTFTALKPAPPVVDAMHHAMIFGSPVSTQITLKVMVVPAAKEPEQTLVPSNYAIPSANISGPYRRYDIAIAADPSAIEFTPTADGGRHVNLQFRTYVYSRDGKLMNTSSRVREEDFTAALYNRALHTGLFFHQQISVPLKGEFYLRIDVHDVTADHDGAVEVPVDSVKNLPVLAAPLSTQPLGRRSKEPSEESGAQSGEQTH, from the coding sequence ATGCCGATCCGTCGAACCGTCTTCCTTGGATTACTGGCTGCGGTAGTTTTGCCCCAGGCGATTGCGCAAAGTTCGCCGGCGGTTAGTTCGCTTACGACGGGCACAAAGCTTGTAGTCGTCGATGTGGTTGTGACGGACGCAAAGCAGAAGCCGGTTCACAATCTGACGGCTTCGGACTTCAGCGTGTTTGAGAACGGCGCTCCGGAGCGGATCAAGAGCTTCGAGGAGCACTCGGCGAACACGACCAAGGCTGAGCCGCCGCTGAATCTGCCGCCGGGGACGTTTACCAACTACACGTCGGTTCCCGCTGGCGCTGCGCTGAACATTCTTCTTCTCGATACGCTGAATACTCCGCTTACAGATCAGACGTACGTTCATAATCAGATTCGGCTGTTTCTCAAGAACTCTCCGCCGAATGCTCCTCTCGCTATCTTCGGGTTGGGTTCGCGGCTGTGGCTGCTGCAGCCGTTTACGGCAGACCCTCGGCTGCTTCGGGCTGCGATTGAGGCTAAGTCTTTGAAGAACTCGCCGCTGCTGGAGAGCGTAGAGGACGGCAATGGCTCGGGAAGTCTCTCTGAACAGATGCGGCAAGTTGGGGACGACGACCTGTTGCAAAACCAGATCGTTCAGCGCGTGAAGCAGTTTGAAGCTGACCACAGCTCGGCCGTCTCGCAGCTACGCGCGCGCTATACCCTCGAAGCGCTTAACCAGATAGCTCGGTATCTCGGGGGCATGCCGGGCAAAAAGAATCTTATCTGGTTCTCCGGTTCGTTCCCGATCAACGTACTTCCTGATAGCTCACTTCTTGGTCCGTATACGGATCCCTTCGCGCCGGTTGCGGGTTCGTCGGATATCTTTCGACAGACCACGCGTCTGCTCGCCCAGAGCCAGGTTGCTGTCTACCCTATTGGGGCTGGCGGCCTTTCCACGTCCTCTGTGTACTCGGTCGAGGAGTCAGGCGATCAGTACGATACCCGTACACACTCGATCGATACCTTCGCTAATAATGTTAGCCACGCGTCGATGCAGAATGCTGATAACAACATCACCATGCAACAGATGGCGGAGCAGACGGGTGGGCACGCGTTCATCAACACCAATGGTCTGGCGGATGCGGTGACACAGTCGATTGCAGTGGGGTCGAACTATTACACGCTGACTTATTCTCCGACGGATGCGGTGAGTGATGGGAAGTTTCGCAAGATTCAGTTGAAGCTTCGACGGGATGGGTTCACGATGGCGTATCGGCGGGGCTACTATGCGGATGCTCCTGCGTCGACTCCTGATCCGGTTGTGGCTGCGCGTACTGCTCCGAGCCTTACGGCGGGTACTCCTGTGACCTTCACGGCTTTAAAGCCTGCGCCGCCGGTGGTTGATGCGATGCATCATGCGATGATCTTCGGCTCGCCCGTTTCTACGCAGATCACGCTGAAGGTGATGGTTGTCCCTGCGGCGAAGGAGCCGGAGCAGACGCTGGTGCCGAGCAACTATGCGATTCCGTCGGCAAACATCAGTGGGCCTTATCGGCGTTATGACATTGCCATTGCGGCAGACCCCAGCGCCATTGAGTTCACGCCAACGGCCGACGGCGGACGTCATGTCAATCTGCAGTTCCGTACCTATGTGTATTCGCGTGACGGAAAGCTGATGAACACCTCCAGCAGAGTTCGTGAGGAGGATTTCACAGCGGCTCTGTATAACCGCGCTCTCCACACGGGTCTCTTCTTCCACCAGCAGATTAGCGTGCCTCTCAAGGGCGAGTTCTATTTGCGCATTGATGTTCACGATGTCACGGCGGATCACGACGGCGCTGTTGAGGTTCCTGTCGACAGCGTGAAGAATCTACCCGTACTTGCGGCTCCACTCTCGACTCAACCGTTGGGGCGACGAAGCAAGGAGCCGTCCGAGGAGTCTGGTGCGCAATCTGGGGAGCAGACGCACTAG